In Nocardia asteroides, a single genomic region encodes these proteins:
- a CDS encoding enoyl-CoA hydratase/isomerase family protein, giving the protein MAGAVSAGTPAHSDAAGYDTVLLEVDPAAKVATITLNRPERLNAFDRRMCEEMARIWQSLRTDDRVHAVVLRAAGERAFSAGLDIKSSYGQPGSIWHHEDPGELLSPKWQKMWKPVVCAVQGICTAGAFYFVNESDIVLCAEEATFFDSHVSAGLVSALEPIGLMRRVGLGETLRMALLGNDERVSAATALRIGLVSEVVPRAGLRARAHEIAATIAAKPPSATQGTVKAIWESLDKPYRAALDQGLIYTRLGNPLGTAELAARGGPAPTEPRIR; this is encoded by the coding sequence ATGGCGGGCGCGGTGAGCGCGGGCACCCCGGCGCACTCCGACGCCGCCGGATACGACACCGTGCTGCTCGAGGTCGATCCGGCGGCGAAGGTCGCCACCATCACCCTCAACCGGCCGGAGCGGCTCAACGCCTTCGACCGGCGCATGTGCGAGGAGATGGCCCGGATCTGGCAGTCACTGCGCACCGACGACCGGGTGCACGCGGTGGTGCTGCGCGCCGCGGGCGAGCGTGCCTTCAGCGCCGGGCTCGACATCAAGTCCAGCTACGGCCAGCCCGGCAGCATCTGGCACCACGAGGATCCGGGCGAACTGCTCAGCCCCAAGTGGCAGAAGATGTGGAAGCCGGTGGTCTGCGCGGTGCAGGGCATCTGCACCGCGGGCGCGTTCTACTTCGTCAACGAATCCGACATCGTGCTCTGCGCCGAGGAGGCCACCTTCTTCGACTCGCACGTCTCGGCCGGACTGGTCTCCGCGCTCGAACCGATCGGGCTGATGCGCCGGGTCGGGCTCGGCGAGACGCTGCGCATGGCGCTGCTCGGCAACGACGAACGGGTCTCCGCCGCGACCGCGCTGCGCATCGGGCTGGTGAGCGAGGTCGTGCCACGGGCCGGACTCCGGGCACGGGCGCACGAGATCGCCGCGACGATCGCCGCCAAACCGCCGTCGGCCACCCAGGGCACCGTCAAGGCGATCTGGGAATCGCTGGACAAGCCGTACCGCGCCGCCCTGGACCAGGGGCTGATCTACACCCGGCTCGGCAATCCGCTCGGCACCGCCGAACTCGCCGCGCGCGGCGGACCCGCCCCCACCGAACCGAGGATTCGCTGA
- a CDS encoding enoyl-CoA hydratase/isomerase family protein, with amino-acid sequence MPYESIGYEVEGHTATVTLNRPDALNALSPHMITELRAAYAEAEHDDRVWLLIVTGTGRAFCTGADVKAIPGDGKVLNERPYLSTYEQWEAPQEGTPPFRTMAKPILTAVNGICCGAGLDWVTTSDIVIASERATFFDPHVSIGLVAGREVVRLARVLPRSVALRMAIMGKHERMSAARAYELGMITEVVEHDRLLERAHELAAVVNRNAPLAVRGTRLAIQKGLDLPLHEAEMLAESFRERVTRTEDALEGPKAFVEKRTPQWRAR; translated from the coding sequence ATGCCGTACGAGTCCATCGGATACGAGGTCGAGGGGCATACGGCCACCGTCACGCTGAACCGGCCCGACGCGCTGAACGCGCTGAGCCCGCACATGATCACCGAGTTGCGCGCCGCCTACGCCGAGGCCGAGCACGACGACCGCGTCTGGCTGCTGATCGTCACCGGCACCGGCCGGGCCTTCTGCACCGGAGCCGACGTCAAGGCAATCCCCGGCGACGGCAAGGTGCTGAACGAGCGCCCGTACCTGTCCACCTACGAGCAGTGGGAGGCGCCGCAGGAGGGCACTCCCCCGTTCCGCACCATGGCCAAACCGATCCTGACCGCGGTGAACGGGATCTGCTGCGGGGCCGGGCTGGACTGGGTGACCACCTCCGACATCGTGATCGCCTCCGAGCGGGCCACCTTCTTCGACCCGCACGTCAGCATCGGCCTGGTCGCCGGGCGCGAGGTGGTGCGGCTGGCGCGGGTGCTTCCCCGCTCGGTGGCGCTGCGGATGGCGATCATGGGCAAGCACGAGCGGATGAGCGCCGCCCGCGCCTACGAACTCGGGATGATCACCGAGGTGGTCGAGCACGACCGGCTGCTGGAGCGCGCGCACGAGCTCGCCGCCGTGGTCAACCGGAACGCGCCGCTCGCCGTGCGCGGCACCCGGCTCGCGATCCAGAAGGGGCTCGACCTGCCGCTGCACGAGGCGGAGATGCTGGCCGAGTCCTTCCGCGAGCGCGTCACCCGCACCGAGGACGCGCTGGAGGGGCCGAAGGCGTTCGTGGAGAAGCGGACTCCGCAATGGCGGGCGCGGTGA
- a CDS encoding enoyl-CoA hydratase/isomerase family protein, translated as MGDAETGVRRDGVVLRLTLDRPGRRNSLTPEMVETLVTALTAAASDDTLRAIHLRGAGEHFCAGVDLVSGNTGDAKPRTGSVLRRVPHTAHRVIELLHTVQLPVVATVRGWAAGMGCNLALAADFTVAAPGATFWEPFLDRGFSPDSGATWLLPRLTGLARARRMLLLGERVDGTTAAEWGLIHEVADDPDAAAEALLARLAAAPTVAFGLAKQALAQNLHATLPQAMNNELFALELACRTRDFKEGLAAFRDRRAPEFEGR; from the coding sequence GTGGGCGACGCGGAGACCGGAGTACGGCGGGACGGGGTGGTGCTGCGGCTCACCCTCGACCGGCCGGGGCGGCGCAACTCGCTGACCCCGGAGATGGTCGAGACCCTGGTCACCGCGCTGACCGCGGCCGCATCCGACGACACCCTGCGCGCCATCCACCTGCGCGGCGCGGGCGAGCACTTCTGCGCGGGCGTCGACTTGGTCTCCGGCAACACCGGCGACGCCAAGCCGCGCACCGGCTCGGTGCTGCGCCGTGTACCGCACACCGCGCACCGGGTGATCGAGCTGCTGCACACCGTCCAGCTCCCGGTGGTCGCCACGGTGCGCGGCTGGGCCGCGGGCATGGGCTGCAACCTGGCACTGGCCGCCGATTTCACCGTCGCCGCCCCCGGCGCGACCTTCTGGGAGCCGTTCCTCGACCGCGGCTTCAGCCCCGACTCCGGCGCCACCTGGCTGCTGCCGCGGCTGACCGGGCTCGCCAGGGCCAGGCGGATGCTGCTGCTCGGCGAGCGGGTGGACGGCACCACGGCCGCCGAGTGGGGGCTGATCCACGAGGTCGCCGACGACCCGGACGCCGCCGCCGAGGCACTGCTGGCCCGGCTCGCCGCCGCGCCGACCGTCGCGTTCGGGCTGGCCAAGCAGGCACTGGCGCAGAACCTGCACGCGACCCTGCCGCAGGCCATGAACAACGAGCTGTTCGCGCTCGAACTGGCCTGCCGCACCCGCGATTTCAAGGAGGGCCTCGCCGCCTTCCGCGACCGCAGGGCACCGGAGTTCGAGGGCCGATGA